One Echeneis naucrates chromosome 16, fEcheNa1.1, whole genome shotgun sequence DNA window includes the following coding sequences:
- the irf7 gene encoding interferon regulatory factor 7, which yields MQSNPKPQFANWLIQQVETGQYTGLCYVGPNKFRVPWKHNSRKDCKDEDSKIFRAWAVASGKISEFPTDKARWKTNFRCALNNLSVRFKMIQDNSKISDDPHKVYEIINTEYNYEGLPEQVSKSDSVTPDIYSSPTEYFPQGNEQYQLVDTFTGLDLGKNLSGEQPWGENYNQPNADGIGSFPIAAQDHPQVLPEQMPYIEEEPPQVLNSPPQPSIYDIEISIHYRKKEMLKATLSAQYLQLYYHHEAPDLNAHHLCFPSTDGLLDQKQIEFTNRILNSIQRGLLLEVRETGIYACRQDKCHVFASTNDPNVAEPDPKKLPKNAMVELLSFEKYIHDLRKFKENNGGSPQYTINMCFGERFPDGKPLERKLIMVTVVPLICRHFHEMAQIEGASSLHSDNVSLQISHNSLYDLIYSVFGLPTIEEPGRAAAPFLQLTH from the exons ATGCAAAG CAACCCAAAGCCTCAGTTTGCCAACTGGCTCATACAGCAAGTGGAGACAGGCCAGTACACCGGTCTGTGCTATGTGGGCCCGAACAAGTTTAGAGTCCCCTGGAAGCACAACTCCAGGAAGGACTGCAAAGATGAAGACAGTAAAATATTCCGG GCATGGGCAGTGGCAAGTGGTAAAATCAGCGAATTCCCCACTGACAAAGCCAGATGGAAAACCAACTTCCGTTGCGCTCTGAACAACCTCTCTGTGCGTTTCAAGATGATACAAGACAACTCAAAGATTTCTGATGATCCTCATAAAGTCTACGAGATAATCAATACCGAAT ACAACTATGAGGGTTTACCAGAGCAAGTTTCCAAGAGTGATTCTGTGACTCCAGATATCTACAGCTCTCCGACAGAGTACTTCCCCCAAGGAAATGAG CAATACCAGCTGGTTGACACTTTCACAGGCTTGGATCTTGGCAAGAACCTATCAG GGGAGCAGCCGTGGGGAGAGAACTACAATCAGCCCAATGCAGATGGCATTGGAAGTTTTCCTATTGCAGCTCAGGACCATCCACAGGTTTTACCAGAGCAGATGCCTTACATCGAAG AAGAGCCACCGCAAGTCCTCAATTCACCACCACAGCCAAGTATTTATGACATAGAGATCTCCATCCActacaggaaaaaggaaatgctaaAGGCCACACTCTCCGCTCAGTATCTCCAGCTCTATTACCACCACGAGGCCCCCGACCTCAATGCCCATCATCTCTGCTTCCCCTCCACTGATGGCCTGCTGGACCAAAAAcag ATTGAATTCACCAACCGCATCCTGAACAGCATCCAAAGGGGTCTATTGTTGGAAGTGAGGGAGACTGGTATCTATGCCTGCAGGCAGGACAAGTGCCATGTGTTTGCCAGCACCAACGACCCTAATGTGGCTGAACCAGACCCAAAAAAGCTGCCCAAGAACGCCATGGTGGAGCTTCTCAGTTTTGAGAAGTATATACATG ACCTGAGAAAGTTTAAGGAGAACAATGGTGGCTCTCCTCAGTACACCATTAATATGTGCTTTGGAGAGAGGTTTCCTGATGGAAAACCCTTGGAGAGGAAACTTATTATGGTCACG GTCGTCCCTCTGATCTGCCGACATTTTCATGAGATGGCTCAGATTGAGGGGGCTTCATCTCTTCACAGTGACAATGTCAGCCTACAGATCTCACACAACAGCCTCTATGATCTCATTTACTCAGTCTTTGGTCTGCCAACAATTGAAGAGCCAGGACGGGCTGCGGCACCTTTTCTACAGCTCACTCACTAA